In Thermobaculum terrenum ATCC BAA-798, one genomic interval encodes:
- a CDS encoding WD40/YVTN/BNR-like repeat-containing protein encodes MASVGSKVLATSDGGVSWKDYPPVAADTIVTAIASWERVGQPLVVVATAHEGVYWTEDLGSWTPRNFGLLDWRVLSLEVCVQDERVLFLAGTEGGGVFVAGLEGPWRCAAAWPCAGAVLCLAAGPDGGPPPLLAGTEAGWLWASTDGGHSWRAVPLPPGGGPINACTLGPGGRCLLVARGTQLLVSGDSGDSWDVLGEWGDERFVTALCAPSGLRPGAPILCGLSTGEIDITYL; translated from the coding sequence GTGGCATCTGTTGGCAGTAAGGTGCTGGCAACGAGCGATGGTGGGGTCAGCTGGAAGGACTACCCTCCCGTGGCGGCGGACACGATAGTGACGGCGATCGCCAGCTGGGAGCGCGTGGGGCAACCTCTAGTGGTCGTGGCCACCGCGCACGAGGGCGTCTACTGGACCGAGGACCTCGGCAGCTGGACGCCGAGGAACTTCGGCCTACTGGACTGGCGGGTGCTGTCCCTCGAGGTGTGCGTCCAAGATGAGCGAGTGCTCTTCCTGGCGGGCACCGAAGGGGGCGGGGTGTTCGTGGCCGGCCTGGAAGGTCCCTGGCGTTGTGCGGCCGCGTGGCCCTGTGCTGGCGCCGTGCTGTGCCTGGCCGCTGGGCCCGACGGAGGCCCACCACCGCTGCTCGCCGGGACCGAGGCGGGCTGGTTATGGGCCAGCACCGACGGCGGCCACTCCTGGCGAGCGGTACCCCTCCCGCCAGGAGGCGGACCGATCAACGCCTGCACGCTCGGCCCGGGAGGGAGGTGCCTGCTGGTCGCGCGCGGGACACAGCTGCTTGTGTCGGGGGACAGCGGCGACAGCTGGGACGTGCTCGGGGAATGGGGGGATGAGCGGTTCGTGACGGCGCTGTGCGCGCCCTCGGGGCTCCGGCCGGGCGCACCGATCCTCTGCGGGCTGTCCACCGGGGAGATCGACATAACATATCTATAA